Proteins encoded within one genomic window of Couchioplanes caeruleus:
- a CDS encoding acetolactate synthase large subunit yields the protein MTRPTPETLAHRATPATVAAAAGAPAVTAVSPTPATGAGSLVRSLEALGVDVAFGIPGGAILPAYDPLYDSKVRHILVRHEQGAGHAATGYAQATGKVGVCVATSGPGATNLVTPIADAYMDSVPMVAITGQVPRPAIGTDAFQEADIQGITLPITKHNFLIQTAEEIPRVMAEAFHLASTGRPGPVLVDIPKDVLQAQTTFSWPPTLDLPGYRPTLHPHGKQIREAARLIAAAKRPVLYVGGGVLKAGATDGLRKLAELTGIPVVTTLMALGAFPDSHPQHLGMPGMHGTVPAVYALQKADLLVTLGARFDDRVTGKLDSFAPDAKVVHADIDPAEIGKNRHADVPIVGDARHVIDELIAAVSGTAAGASAYEPWWAQLNDLRKRYPLGYDEPTDGTLAPQYVIERIGELVGPDAVYVAGVGQHQMWASQFIKYEKPATWLNSGGAGTMGYAVPAAMGAKVGKPELQVWAIDGDGCFQMTNQELATCALEGIPVKVAVINNGNLGMVRQWQTLFYEGRYSNTELGTHKHRIPDFVKLAEALGCVGLRCETKADVDATIKAAMEINDRPVVIDFTVGKDAMVWPMVAAGTSNDEIMFARDVRPNFDEDDL from the coding sequence ATGACGAGACCCACGCCCGAGACCCTCGCCCACCGTGCCACCCCGGCCACCGTCGCGGCCGCCGCCGGCGCTCCGGCCGTAACCGCGGTCTCGCCGACCCCCGCCACCGGGGCCGGCTCCCTCGTGCGTTCCCTCGAGGCCCTCGGCGTCGACGTGGCGTTCGGCATTCCCGGCGGGGCCATCCTGCCGGCGTACGACCCGCTCTACGACTCCAAGGTGCGGCACATCCTGGTGCGCCACGAGCAGGGCGCCGGTCACGCCGCCACCGGCTACGCGCAGGCCACGGGCAAGGTCGGCGTCTGCGTCGCCACCTCCGGCCCGGGCGCGACCAACCTGGTCACCCCGATCGCCGACGCCTACATGGACTCGGTGCCGATGGTGGCGATCACCGGTCAGGTGCCGCGGCCCGCGATCGGCACGGACGCCTTCCAGGAGGCGGACATCCAGGGCATCACCCTGCCGATCACGAAGCACAACTTCCTGATCCAGACGGCCGAGGAGATTCCGCGGGTGATGGCGGAGGCCTTCCATCTGGCCTCGACCGGCCGACCCGGCCCGGTGCTGGTGGACATCCCCAAGGACGTGCTGCAAGCGCAGACCACGTTCTCCTGGCCGCCGACGCTGGACCTGCCCGGCTACCGCCCGACGCTGCACCCGCACGGCAAGCAGATCCGGGAGGCGGCCCGGCTGATCGCGGCCGCCAAGCGCCCGGTCCTGTACGTGGGCGGCGGCGTGCTCAAGGCCGGCGCCACCGACGGGCTGCGCAAGCTCGCCGAGCTGACCGGCATCCCGGTGGTCACCACGCTGATGGCGCTCGGCGCGTTCCCGGACTCACACCCGCAGCATCTCGGCATGCCCGGCATGCACGGCACGGTTCCCGCCGTGTACGCGCTGCAGAAGGCCGACCTGCTGGTCACCCTCGGCGCCCGCTTCGACGACCGGGTCACCGGCAAGCTGGACTCGTTCGCCCCGGACGCCAAGGTCGTGCACGCCGACATCGACCCGGCCGAGATCGGCAAGAACCGGCACGCGGACGTCCCGATCGTGGGCGACGCCCGGCACGTGATCGACGAGCTGATCGCCGCGGTCTCCGGCACGGCGGCCGGCGCGTCCGCGTACGAGCCGTGGTGGGCCCAGCTCAACGACCTGCGCAAGCGCTATCCGCTGGGCTACGACGAGCCCACCGACGGCACCCTCGCCCCGCAGTACGTGATCGAGCGCATCGGCGAACTGGTCGGCCCGGACGCGGTCTACGTGGCGGGCGTCGGCCAGCACCAGATGTGGGCCTCCCAGTTCATCAAGTACGAGAAGCCGGCCACCTGGCTCAACTCGGGCGGCGCCGGCACCATGGGCTACGCGGTCCCGGCGGCGATGGGCGCGAAGGTCGGCAAGCCCGAGCTGCAGGTCTGGGCGATCGACGGCGACGGCTGCTTCCAGATGACCAATCAGGAGCTAGCGACCTGCGCCCTCGAGGGCATCCCCGTCAAGGTCGCGGTGATCAACAACGGCAACCTCGGCATGGTCCGGCAGTGGCAGACGCTGTTCTACGAGGGCCGCTACTCCAACACCGAGCTGGGCACCCACAAGCACCGCATCCCGGATTTCGTGAAGCTCGCCGAGGCGCTGGGCTGCGTCGGCCTGCGGTGCGAGACCAAGGCGGACGTGGACGCCACCATCAAGGCCGCCATGGAGATCAACGACCGTCCGGTGGTCATCGACTTCACCGTCGGCAAGGACGCCATGGTGTGGCCCATGGTCGCGGCCGGCACCAGCAACGACGAGATTATGTTCGCCCGGGACGTGCGCCCGAACTTCGACGAGGACGACCTGTGA
- the ilvN gene encoding acetolactate synthase small subunit, translating into MNKHTLSVLVENKPGVLARVSGLFSRRGFNIDSLAVGETENPDVSRITIVVNADSSPLEQVTKQLNKLVNVLKIVELDPQQSVQRELLLVKVRADRAVRGQVLETVELFRAKVIDVAPDTLTIEATGNPDKLDALLRDLEPFGIKEMVQSGLVAIGRGSRSITTGPALRAA; encoded by the coding sequence ATCAACAAGCACACGCTCTCCGTGCTGGTCGAGAACAAGCCCGGCGTCCTCGCCCGGGTGAGTGGACTCTTCTCGCGACGGGGATTCAACATCGACTCTCTAGCGGTGGGCGAGACGGAGAACCCGGACGTCTCCCGCATCACGATCGTGGTCAACGCCGACTCCTCACCCCTGGAGCAGGTGACCAAGCAGCTCAACAAGCTGGTGAACGTCCTGAAGATCGTCGAGCTGGACCCGCAGCAGTCGGTCCAGCGCGAGCTCCTGCTCGTCAAGGTGCGCGCCGACCGTGCGGTGCGCGGCCAGGTGCTGGAGACGGTCGAGCTGTTCAGGGCGAAGGTGATCGACGTGGCACCGGACACCCTCACGATCGAGGCGACCGGCAACCCCGACAAACTGGACGCGCTGCTGCGTGACCTCGAGCCGTTCGGCATCAAGGAGATGGTGCAGTCCGGCCTCGTGGCCATCGGCCGCGGATCGCGTTCCATCACCACCGGCCCGGCGCTGCGCGCCGCCTGA
- the ilvC gene encoding ketol-acid reductoisomerase, with translation MTAETFYDDDADLSIIQGRKVAVIGYGSQGHAHSLSLRDSGVDVVVGLQEGSKSRAKAEEQGLRVATPAEASAWADVIMVLAPDTAQRKIYAESIEPNLTAGKALFFGHGLNIRFELIKPPANVDVAMVAPKGPGHLVRRQYVDGKGVPALIAVEQDATGGAQALALSYAKAIGGTRAGVIKTTFKEETETDLFGEQAVLCGGTAALVQTGFEVLTEAGYAPEIAYFECLHELKLIVDLMYEGGISRMRYSVSDTAEFGDYVSGPRVINASVKEEMKKILAEIQSGEFTKTLIADDEAGGQRLQQFRKEGAEHPIEVTGKKLRDMMSWVNRPITETA, from the coding sequence ATGACCGCCGAAACGTTCTATGACGACGACGCCGACCTGTCCATCATTCAGGGCCGCAAGGTCGCCGTCATCGGGTACGGCAGCCAGGGCCACGCGCACTCGCTGTCGCTGCGCGACTCGGGCGTCGACGTGGTGGTCGGCCTGCAGGAGGGCTCCAAGAGCCGGGCCAAGGCCGAGGAGCAGGGGCTGCGGGTGGCCACGCCGGCCGAGGCGTCCGCCTGGGCCGACGTGATCATGGTGTTGGCGCCGGACACCGCGCAGCGCAAGATCTACGCCGAGTCGATCGAGCCGAACCTGACCGCCGGCAAGGCGCTCTTCTTCGGTCACGGCCTGAACATCCGCTTCGAGCTGATCAAGCCTCCGGCGAATGTGGACGTCGCGATGGTGGCCCCGAAGGGCCCGGGCCACCTGGTCCGCCGCCAGTACGTCGACGGCAAGGGCGTGCCGGCCCTGATCGCGGTGGAGCAGGACGCCACCGGCGGCGCGCAGGCGCTGGCCCTGTCGTACGCGAAGGCGATCGGCGGCACCCGCGCCGGCGTCATCAAGACCACGTTCAAGGAGGAGACGGAGACCGACCTCTTCGGCGAGCAGGCCGTGCTCTGCGGTGGCACGGCCGCGCTGGTGCAGACCGGCTTCGAGGTGCTCACCGAGGCCGGGTACGCGCCCGAGATCGCGTACTTCGAGTGCCTGCACGAGCTCAAGCTGATCGTCGACCTCATGTACGAGGGCGGCATCTCCCGCATGCGGTACAGCGTCTCCGACACCGCGGAGTTCGGCGACTACGTCAGCGGTCCGCGCGTGATCAACGCGTCGGTCAAGGAGGAGATGAAGAAGATCCTCGCCGAGATCCAGTCGGGTGAGTTCACCAAGACCCTGATCGCGGACGACGAGGCCGGCGGCCAGCGCCTGCAGCAGTTCCGCAAGGAGGGCGCCGAGCACCCGATCGAGGTCACCGGCAAGAAGCTGCGCGACATGATGAGCTGGGTGAACCGGCCGATCACCGAGACGGCCTGA
- a CDS encoding glycosyltransferase family 2 protein, with the protein MTAVAFLTGATRPELLRGLHASLNAQDLDWTWCVQLDGDAIGWEPSDADRDGWLRDPRVELECNPKPLGSGTTRNLALMRSSAPYVLCVDDDDLLYPGGVATLLEVAEKQRHCLGVWGRTDLMHDPGTPPDAAAAEVFKSWPEPGEIPAGTIGAQFQVTGRFAVHVGALLWRRTHLVAVGGYGALPRSIDTHPFISAEALFPCWYSDVPVYRYLIHPGQMTKTAYYQAIKARVQGHTFERAALLRQLLQVRDE; encoded by the coding sequence ATGACGGCCGTCGCTTTCCTCACCGGCGCCACCCGGCCAGAGCTGCTCCGGGGCCTGCACGCCTCGCTGAACGCGCAGGACCTCGACTGGACGTGGTGCGTGCAACTGGACGGCGACGCGATCGGATGGGAGCCGTCGGACGCCGACCGCGACGGCTGGCTCCGCGATCCACGCGTCGAGCTGGAATGCAATCCGAAGCCGCTGGGCTCCGGAACCACTCGCAATCTCGCCCTGATGCGCAGCTCCGCGCCGTACGTACTCTGTGTGGACGACGACGATCTGCTCTATCCCGGCGGGGTCGCCACGCTGCTGGAGGTGGCCGAGAAGCAGCGGCACTGCCTCGGGGTGTGGGGCCGCACCGATCTGATGCACGATCCGGGGACGCCGCCGGATGCCGCGGCGGCCGAGGTGTTCAAGTCGTGGCCGGAACCCGGTGAGATTCCCGCCGGGACCATCGGCGCGCAGTTCCAAGTCACGGGCAGGTTCGCCGTGCACGTCGGGGCGTTGCTGTGGCGGCGTACGCATCTGGTCGCGGTCGGCGGGTACGGCGCGCTGCCGCGGTCGATCGACACGCACCCGTTCATCTCGGCCGAGGCGCTGTTCCCCTGCTGGTACTCCGACGTGCCGGTATACCGCTATCTGATCCACCCGGGGCAGATGACGAAGACGGCGTACTACCAGGCGATCAAGGCGCGGGTACAGGGGCACACGTTCGAACGGGCCGCACTGCTGCGCCAGTTGCTTCAGGTGCGGGACGAGTAG
- a CDS encoding class I SAM-dependent methyltransferase, giving the protein MTSLFDGKPLPEIRATPEKWSLGDLLAMQALQPLIPHYVPWTAWSMRPAALASVVNDVVLRHRRTVVELGAGSSTMVLARAVELTGGRLVAIEHDPGFATALNRQLRSAGLHERAVVRHVPLTALSAEAPQTGSRRAAEHWYDREALHHATPDGIDLLLVDGPPAGDLGDVLVREPAVRVLRNKLAASFSVYLDDAEREPERETLAMWESQLGIPFTIVERISLGMGSTDGGFAPTL; this is encoded by the coding sequence GTGACATCACTCTTCGATGGGAAGCCGTTGCCGGAGATTCGTGCCACGCCCGAGAAGTGGTCGCTGGGCGATCTGCTCGCCATGCAGGCGCTGCAGCCGCTGATCCCGCATTACGTGCCGTGGACCGCCTGGTCGATGCGGCCCGCCGCGCTGGCCAGCGTGGTGAACGACGTGGTGCTGCGCCACCGGCGGACGGTGGTCGAGCTCGGTGCCGGCTCGTCCACGATGGTGCTCGCCCGGGCGGTGGAGCTGACCGGGGGCCGCCTGGTCGCCATCGAGCACGATCCCGGGTTCGCCACCGCCCTCAACCGCCAGTTGCGGAGCGCCGGCCTGCACGAGCGGGCTGTCGTCCGGCACGTGCCATTGACCGCACTGTCCGCGGAGGCCCCCCAGACCGGAAGCCGACGCGCTGCGGAGCACTGGTACGACCGGGAGGCCCTGCACCACGCCACACCGGACGGCATCGACCTGCTCCTCGTGGACGGCCCGCCCGCCGGCGACCTCGGCGACGTGCTGGTGCGGGAGCCGGCGGTGCGCGTCCTGCGGAACAAACTGGCCGCCTCCTTCTCCGTCTACCTCGACGATGCCGAAAGGGAGCCGGAACGGGAGACGCTCGCGATGTGGGAGAGCCAGCTCGGCATCCCCTTCACCATCGTGGAGCGCATCTCTCTCGGCATGGGGAGTACCGATGGTGGATTTGCACCAACGCTCTGA
- the serA gene encoding phosphoglycerate dehydrogenase — protein sequence MTPVVLIAEELAPAALEVLAHDFDIRQVDGTDRTALLAGLADADAVILRSATRIDAEAVAAAPRLKVVARAGVGLDNVDVPAATARGVMVVNAPTSNIVSAAEQAIALLLAVARHTVAAGAALKRGEWQRARFTGVEVQGKTVGVVGLGRIGVLFAQRMAAFGARLIAYDPYVQPARAAQLGVHLVALDELLRESDFISVHLPRTPETVGLIGEKELAIVKPGVRIVNAARGGLVDERALADALAEGRVAGAGLDVFAAEPTTSSPLFAFDNVVVTPHLGASTAEAQDKAGLSVARSVKLALQGEFVPDAVNVQAGGVVDEDVRPLLGLAERLGKVFTAVAGGVAASVTVEVRGEIVSHDVTVLKLAATKGLFASVVEEQVTYVNAPQLAADRGVDVELVVSGEDPEHHNLVTVRGALPDGRRVTVSGTLVTTGGREARKLTQVDEFDLELDAGGVLLFFRYADRPGIVGAIGSILGEAGVNIAAMQVARREAGGEALMALTVDSSVDLELLSTVAAAIGSSRGHIADLRDED from the coding sequence ATGACTCCCGTCGTATTGATCGCTGAGGAACTCGCCCCCGCCGCCCTCGAGGTGCTGGCCCACGACTTCGACATCCGGCAGGTCGACGGCACCGATCGGACCGCGCTTCTCGCCGGGCTGGCCGACGCCGACGCCGTCATCCTGCGCAGCGCGACCCGGATCGACGCCGAGGCCGTCGCCGCCGCGCCGCGGCTCAAGGTCGTCGCCCGGGCAGGGGTCGGTCTCGACAACGTCGACGTGCCCGCGGCCACCGCGCGCGGCGTCATGGTGGTCAACGCGCCGACCTCCAACATCGTTTCGGCCGCCGAGCAGGCGATCGCGCTGCTGCTCGCCGTCGCGCGCCACACCGTCGCCGCCGGGGCGGCGCTCAAGCGGGGCGAGTGGCAGCGCGCCAGGTTCACCGGCGTCGAGGTGCAGGGCAAGACCGTCGGGGTGGTCGGGCTGGGTCGCATCGGCGTGCTGTTCGCGCAGCGCATGGCCGCATTCGGCGCACGGTTGATCGCGTACGACCCGTACGTCCAGCCGGCCCGGGCCGCGCAGCTCGGCGTGCATCTCGTCGCGCTCGACGAGCTGCTGCGGGAGAGCGACTTCATCTCGGTGCACCTGCCCCGCACGCCCGAGACCGTGGGCCTGATCGGGGAGAAGGAGCTGGCCATCGTCAAGCCGGGCGTACGCATCGTCAACGCCGCCCGCGGTGGCCTCGTCGACGAGCGCGCCCTGGCCGACGCCCTGGCCGAAGGCCGGGTGGCCGGTGCGGGGCTCGACGTGTTCGCCGCCGAGCCGACCACCTCCTCGCCGCTGTTCGCGTTCGACAACGTCGTGGTCACGCCGCATCTCGGCGCGTCGACGGCCGAGGCGCAGGACAAGGCGGGTCTGTCCGTGGCGCGCAGCGTCAAGCTGGCGCTGCAGGGCGAGTTCGTGCCGGACGCGGTCAACGTGCAGGCCGGCGGCGTCGTCGACGAGGACGTGCGGCCGTTGCTCGGCCTCGCCGAGCGGCTGGGCAAGGTCTTCACCGCGGTGGCGGGCGGCGTGGCGGCGAGCGTGACCGTCGAGGTGCGCGGCGAGATCGTCTCGCACGACGTCACGGTGCTCAAACTCGCCGCGACCAAGGGGCTCTTCGCGTCGGTGGTCGAGGAGCAGGTCACCTATGTCAACGCCCCGCAGCTCGCGGCCGACCGCGGCGTCGACGTCGAGCTGGTCGTGTCCGGCGAGGACCCCGAGCATCACAACCTCGTCACCGTACGCGGTGCGCTCCCGGACGGCCGCCGCGTGACGGTGTCGGGCACTCTGGTGACGACCGGCGGCCGCGAGGCCCGCAAGCTGACCCAGGTGGACGAGTTCGACCTGGAGCTCGACGCCGGCGGGGTGCTGCTCTTCTTCCGCTACGCGGACCGCCCGGGCATCGTCGGCGCGATCGGTTCGATCCTCGGCGAGGCGGGTGTGAACATCGCGGCGATGCAGGTGGCGCGCCGGGAGGCCGGCGGTGAGGCGCTGATGGCACTGACGGTGGACTCGTCGGTGGACCTGGAGCTGCTGTCCACGGTGGCCGCGGCCATCGGATCCTCCCGCGGTCACATCGCGGACCTGCGGGACGAGGACTGA